TAAATTTTTAATTATTGGATTACTAATTTTAGAAAAAACTACATTAGTTTTAATACCATATGAATGTATTTTATTTACATAAGGCATACCAACATTATTAAAATCATCAAAATTTCTTGATCTAGTAATACTACATATGTCTACTTCAAAACTATTTTCATTAATTCTATTTATTTTATAAGAAATTTTTGGATGATAAAAAGTACATTTTAATATATCTGGATTTTTAGCTATTAATCCAAAAAAAGCTTTTGATAAAACTCCTTCTTGAGAAAAACAAGACACTAATTTTCTATCTGATATATTAGGTAATAACTCTTTAAACTTTTTTAAAATTTCTTTAGGATCTTTATTTTCTGTTATAGATTTTCCATCAATAGACATTTCTACATTGCCTAATTCAGACATAAAAACTTTATGCAAATCTTCTTCATCACTTCTATTTAAATAATCAAAATGATCTCTTATATCTTTTCCAAATTTTACTAAAGGGAAAGATTCATTAGCATCATTTAACAATTTCCATTCATTTCCTTTATCGTCTACTTCTTCTATTCCTTTATTATTTTTAATTTCATCATTAACTTCTGAAACAAATTCACAACATCTATGATGCAAAGGAAACCCATTCATATGTACAACTTTTGAATCATGTTTATAAACTACTTTTTTTAAATTAGATCCTTTAATATTACTTGGTTTATCAATAGAAACAGGATCTATATCAGTATTTTCTAGAATATTTTCATATTCAATCAATTTACTACACTTATATGGTTTTTTTTTATTTAATTCATTAAAAACTTTTAAATTTTTGTTTCCTTTACTAATATCAAAATTTATATCTTTATTACTATATATATTAGTTGATTTTTTGGAATCTTCACAAAAAGAAGAATATGAAATTTTAGCAGAAATGTTAATCTTATTATTATAATTTTCTTTAAAAACACTTAAATTTGGTAAAATATTAGATATTAAATTATTATCTTTAATATCATTTTCTATATTGTTTATTTTAGAATCTTTGTATTTTAATAATTCAGACATGAATGAAACTACATTTTTTTTTTTATCATAAAGAATTCTAAATCTTGAAAATTCTTCACCTTTATTAATATATTTAACTGTTTGATATTTATTAATAAATAATAATGAATTTTTTTTATTATCTTTAACATTTTCTTCATTTTTTTTTAATATTTTTGAAGAATCTTCTTTGTTAATATTCAAATTATTTTTAGATATTTTTACAACTGTTTTTTTTTTATGATAAGAAAAGGGTTTTCTTTCAGGTACTAATGTAATTACTACACTATTTTCAGGATTTTCAAATGAATCAACTTTATAATCTTGAACCATGTTTTCTTCATTTTTTTTATTACTTATTTTAGAATTAACATTTATAACATGTTTTAAAGAAGTTGTTTCATTTATATTATAATTATATGACATAATATTATGCCTTAAATGCATATTCTATAATTTTTATTTAATTAAATTTTTTATATTTAGTCAAGTAATTTATTTAATCAAAAAAAAATATAATTTTTAAAATATTTTATAAATATATATAATAAACATTATAATATTATAAAAAAATTAAAAATAATATAAAAATTATATAATTTTTTATTATTAATTTTATAAAATTATAAAAAGTTATTTATATTTATTTTTCCATCATATACATGAGTAGTATTTCCTGATAATAAAATATTTTTAAATTTTTTTTCACAAAAAATGTTTAATTTACCTCCATTTAAATTAACTAAAACATTTTTATTTAAAAAATTATTTTTTATACCTATTATAACTGAAGCACATGCACCACTACCACATGATTTAGTTTCTCCAACACCTCTTTCATATGTTCTAACATTAATTTCTTTTTTAGAAACTATTTCTACAAAATTTACATTAACACCTAAAGGAAACAAAAAATGTTTTTCTAAAAATGAACCAATAACATCTACTTTTGCTAATAAAATATTATCTACAAAAATTACACAATGAGGATTTCCTAAAGATACTGTAAAATATTTTATTTTTTTTGAATTTATCAATATATAATGTCCATTTTCAGAATATTTTTTTAAAAAAGGAATTTTATAAGAATCAAAAATAGGTTCAGATAATTTTACTGAAACAATATCTTTATTTATATTTTTTAAAAAAAATATTTGATTTTTAGTCATTACATAAATATTTTTTTTTTTAGAAATGTTTTTTAAATTTATAAATCTACCAAAACATCTAACTCCATTAACACACTGA
The genomic region above belongs to Buchnera aphidicola (Ceratovacuna keduensis) and contains:
- the dapF gene encoding diaminopimelate epimerase encodes the protein MLMNFSKMHGLGNDFVLFNNINNKFIFTSSIVKKLSDRNFGIGFDQLILVEKSFNKKIDFFYKIFNSDGTEVFQCVNGVRCFGRFINLKNISKKKNIYVMTKNQIFFLKNINKDIVSVKLSEPIFDSYKIPFLKKYSENGHYILINSKKIKYFTVSLGNPHCVIFVDNILLAKVDVIGSFLEKHFLFPLGVNVNFVEIVSKKEINVRTYERGVGETKSCGSGACASVIIGIKNNFLNKNVLVNLNGGKLNIFCEKKFKNILLSGNTTHVYDGKININNFL